From the genome of Candidatus Electrothrix communis, one region includes:
- a CDS encoding type II secretion system protein: protein MSFPCPKESGFTLLEIMLAVLILGLVVSMVTVSLSGSINAIDITMKQGGLYYRAQVAMERISEDLTSTLLTSDMEFIGEQGGGSGDQSILLSFSSMAHLVLNRENDAPGMGRISYAVQTDHDGHLLLLRSDVLQRPTEDGKGTSEVEAFILADRLRSVTFTFIDHQGEEQESWNTTVQPGDDKAEAERRLPAAVTCRLEFWIDEEEEQTLSFQTTVLLPTGLIQAKPEGS, encoded by the coding sequence ATGAGTTTTCCCTGCCCTAAAGAGTCTGGTTTCACCCTGCTGGAGATCATGCTGGCCGTGCTGATCCTCGGTCTGGTGGTGTCTATGGTAACGGTCTCTCTGTCTGGATCCATCAATGCTATTGATATCACCATGAAACAGGGAGGACTCTACTATCGGGCCCAGGTGGCAATGGAAAGAATCAGCGAGGATCTGACCTCTACCCTGCTCACAAGTGATATGGAATTCATCGGTGAACAAGGGGGCGGGAGCGGCGATCAATCCATCCTGCTCTCCTTTTCCTCTATGGCCCATCTTGTCCTTAACCGGGAAAATGACGCGCCAGGTATGGGCAGAATCAGCTATGCCGTGCAAACGGATCATGACGGTCACCTCCTTCTTCTGCGCAGCGATGTCCTCCAGCGCCCGACCGAAGACGGCAAAGGAACCAGCGAGGTTGAGGCTTTTATTCTCGCGGACAGGCTGCGCTCTGTCACCTTTACCTTTATTGATCATCAGGGTGAGGAACAGGAAAGCTGGAACACCACGGTTCAGCCAGGTGATGACAAGGCTGAAGCGGAACGCAGACTGCCTGCGGCAGTGACCTGTCGTCTAGAATTCTGGATAGATGAGGAAGAGGAACAAACACTCTCCTTTCAGACAACCGTGCTGCTGCCGACCGGGTTGATTCAAGCGAAACCAGAGGGAAGCTAA
- a CDS encoding type II secretion system protein GspK, which translates to MFWTDKEKKNGKKAKGQEQEKDIEKLQRSLWKRFLLLENLGLEDLDEDQVAIMLDSLVDWLDPNDEKEENGAEKEFYSDLDPSYIPTNGPMSLIENLVLVKGWGQKILYSGLKNKDNTALNLIACLTNGEQPGMVNINTASVPVLQALHDNMTEELAADLVAFREDEDNKELLKEAGWYRNVPGFPKNITFDQNLITTESNLFKITVIAADKGLQRTGEGVIQRNENQEQVLLYWKIQ; encoded by the coding sequence TTGTTTTGGACAGACAAAGAAAAAAAGAATGGAAAAAAAGCAAAAGGGCAAGAACAAGAAAAAGATATAGAAAAACTCCAGCGAAGCCTCTGGAAACGGTTCCTGCTCCTTGAAAATTTGGGTCTTGAGGATCTTGATGAAGATCAAGTCGCAATTATGCTGGACAGCCTAGTGGATTGGCTGGACCCAAATGATGAAAAAGAGGAAAACGGCGCAGAAAAAGAATTTTACAGCGACCTAGACCCTTCCTATATCCCGACCAACGGTCCCATGTCGCTGATAGAAAACTTGGTGCTTGTCAAAGGGTGGGGGCAAAAAATTCTTTACAGCGGACTAAAAAACAAGGATAATACCGCTTTAAATCTCATTGCCTGTTTGACCAATGGAGAGCAACCGGGTATGGTCAATATCAATACAGCGTCCGTACCGGTTCTGCAAGCCCTCCATGACAATATGACTGAAGAGCTCGCTGCCGACCTAGTGGCTTTCAGAGAGGATGAAGATAATAAAGAACTGCTCAAAGAGGCCGGTTGGTACCGAAATGTTCCAGGTTTTCCTAAAAATATTACCTTTGACCAAAACTTGATAACCACTGAAAGTAATTTGTTCAAAATAACTGTCATCGCTGCTGATAAAGGCCTCCAACGAACCGGCGAAGGGGTTATCCAGCGTAATGAAAATCAGGAGCAGGTTCTGCTTTACTGGAAGATACAATGA
- the gspL gene encoding type II secretion system protein GspL codes for MAHLSFGIDISDDLLSGVAVAGNGKEAKAVSCAFCRLDQDNELAQQLPLLLEELQWSQKGHCDIGLALSELSLRNISLPFADDKKIEQILPFELDEQLLLPVDQQVLATSATMVNKEEGKTQLMTAALEKETLSQYLSLFHEQGLEPDRISPTDFVLAERLTGSDREAENFLLFSCGLSATTITVIHQGAVVFMRHIASPAEVFTEVLFSFDGNEVHTGYPDAAEQAVIRICQAVEHSIDLFKHQFSLNLQPDYILLTGPMLLGQGFQEKIEAEIGLPVKRSNLIQADTATLSANIAGQWKPEIFDRPLALALQAGSRKKTAAFNFRKNEFAPPHYLLRSKKQLVGAAVTAGVLVLLSLGYLFVDARQLDKKHDNLSNQMVEVFKTSFPGINPSGDPLLHMRSKLQGMDTVSVAMPLFDQEKRILVILADISSRIPSTVELHVTRLVINQNSVEITGTTDSYNSVNTITSLLSKSEQYSEVKPGKSSKANEGIRFGIELLLAKGDNS; via the coding sequence ATGGCCCATCTCTCTTTTGGCATAGATATCAGCGATGATCTGCTGAGCGGGGTTGCTGTTGCCGGAAACGGTAAAGAAGCAAAAGCGGTTTCCTGCGCTTTTTGTCGCCTTGATCAGGACAACGAGCTGGCCCAACAGCTCCCTCTCCTGCTAGAAGAGCTGCAATGGTCACAAAAGGGACATTGCGACATAGGGCTTGCTCTTTCCGAACTGAGCCTGCGCAATATTTCCCTGCCCTTTGCTGATGACAAAAAAATCGAACAGATCCTCCCCTTTGAATTAGACGAGCAACTTCTGCTTCCTGTAGACCAACAGGTTCTTGCCACCAGTGCAACAATGGTGAACAAGGAAGAAGGGAAGACCCAACTGATGACAGCAGCCCTTGAAAAGGAAACCCTGTCACAGTATCTCTCGCTCTTTCATGAACAAGGGCTTGAACCGGACCGCATTAGTCCGACAGATTTCGTGCTGGCAGAGAGGTTAACTGGAAGTGACCGGGAAGCAGAAAATTTCCTACTCTTTTCCTGTGGCCTCTCCGCGACCACAATAACGGTTATCCATCAGGGGGCTGTTGTTTTCATGCGTCATATTGCCTCCCCAGCCGAGGTATTTACAGAAGTTCTTTTCTCTTTTGACGGCAATGAAGTGCATACTGGCTATCCCGATGCGGCAGAGCAGGCCGTGATTCGGATATGTCAAGCTGTTGAGCACAGTATAGATCTCTTCAAGCATCAATTCTCGCTCAATCTGCAACCTGATTATATCCTCCTGACTGGTCCCATGCTGCTTGGCCAAGGGTTTCAGGAAAAAATTGAGGCTGAAATAGGGCTACCTGTCAAGAGATCTAATCTGATACAAGCAGATACAGCCACTCTGTCAGCAAATATTGCCGGTCAGTGGAAGCCAGAAATCTTTGATCGGCCCCTTGCCCTTGCCTTGCAGGCTGGGTCCAGAAAAAAAACAGCTGCTTTCAACTTCCGTAAAAATGAATTTGCTCCACCCCATTATCTCCTGCGTTCGAAAAAACAGCTGGTAGGGGCCGCAGTGACCGCAGGCGTTCTCGTCCTGCTCTCCTTGGGATATCTTTTTGTCGATGCGCGACAATTGGACAAGAAACATGATAACCTTTCAAACCAAATGGTCGAGGTCTTCAAGACAAGTTTTCCTGGGATAAATCCAAGTGGAGACCCCCTGCTGCATATGCGCTCCAAGCTGCAAGGGATGGACACAGTCTCTGTTGCCATGCCCCTTTTCGATCAAGAAAAACGAATTCTTGTTATTCTGGCGGATATTTCTTCACGCATTCCCTCCACTGTTGAGCTGCATGTGACCCGGTTGGTTATTAATCAAAACTCGGTGGAGATCACCGGAACCACAGATTCCTACAACAGCGTCAATACAATCACAAGCCTACTGAGTAAATCCGAGCAGTATTCGGAGGTTAAGCCGGGCAAATCATCCAAGGCGAATGAGGGAATTCGTTTTGGAATTGAATTGCTCCTTGCAAAGGGGGACAACTCTTAA
- the gspN gene encoding type II secretion system protein GspN codes for MIMRLIKFSGYLLYTLAVLLFLLWYKFPADALKSRIEKDLNMMTPTLQWVVKEIALLPPFNVQLRNISLTGKEEKKVMFVVKTMNLRPDLMIWKKTGDIAAKYTLNLLDGTIAGRLGLAKDRNALEYDGTIQAIRIDNKELAFIQQEYQRTIRGTLSGNFSGVRKLKKSTHTLQGKFIFAKGEIGLQQPVMGMEQLDFDSIETELNFAEGTISLSRGRITSPVFAANFKGRLHTTVPCRLSRIQLTGSFQPGQKFTDSVDSPSLVRMLKKEPRKSTFLLPLTGSYTSQG; via the coding sequence ATGATAATGAGGCTCATTAAATTTTCAGGATACCTGCTCTATACCCTGGCTGTGCTGCTGTTTCTGCTCTGGTATAAATTCCCCGCTGATGCGCTTAAAAGCAGAATTGAAAAAGACCTGAATATGATGACTCCCACTCTGCAATGGGTTGTGAAGGAGATAGCCCTACTCCCCCCCTTTAATGTGCAGCTGCGTAATATCAGTCTCACCGGGAAGGAAGAAAAAAAGGTCATGTTTGTTGTCAAAACGATGAATCTGCGCCCGGACCTTATGATCTGGAAAAAAACAGGGGATATTGCGGCAAAATACACGCTCAATCTCCTCGACGGAACAATAGCTGGCCGCTTAGGACTAGCAAAAGATCGAAACGCTCTTGAGTATGATGGGACAATACAGGCGATCAGGATAGACAATAAGGAGTTGGCCTTTATCCAGCAGGAATATCAAAGAACTATTCGCGGCACCTTATCCGGCAATTTTTCTGGGGTACGGAAGCTGAAAAAAAGTACACATACCTTGCAGGGGAAATTTATTTTTGCAAAAGGAGAAATCGGCCTGCAACAGCCAGTTATGGGGATGGAACAGCTGGATTTTGACAGCATTGAGACCGAACTCAATTTTGCCGAAGGAACAATATCGTTGAGCCGGGGCAGGATAACATCGCCTGTTTTTGCCGCGAATTTTAAAGGCCGTCTGCACACCACTGTTCCCTGTCGTCTTTCCCGCATTCAGTTAACAGGCTCTTTTCAGCCCGGGCAGAAATTTACAGATTCTGTTGACAGTCCTTCACTTGTTCGTATGCTCAAAAAGGAGCCCAGAAAGTCGACCTTCCTTTTACCGTTAACGGGCTCTTACACAAGCCAGGGATAG
- a CDS encoding type II secretion system protein N → MAAYVAVHLGYARLEKELLGRSCCVIAEPVVPEPGNQGEEKVKTSQPSQASSTNSLTGKPQAQSTYNGQNSEEQRSASLPAEGQSVNNKNPDFQVIIRRNIFQLVQEEQPINTDPQPVAAKETTPEEVPTTLNLTLLGTVLGDEHTSRAIIIEEKQNEQKLYQIGDAVQGAIIESIERGKVVLEVFGAKETLMMKKREGGGPGPPRLPNRVSKPQPRPAPTPMEDNIEDLNEDELVEEKQVRTSRKPPSIRPHRRINFRRNPIRNVTPDMGAEEEEMMNEEEGAELPILDEELPPLD, encoded by the coding sequence TTGGCAGCATACGTGGCTGTCCACTTGGGGTATGCCAGGCTAGAAAAAGAATTGCTGGGCCGTAGTTGCTGCGTCATAGCAGAGCCAGTGGTTCCTGAGCCCGGTAATCAGGGAGAAGAGAAAGTAAAAACGAGCCAACCGTCGCAGGCGAGTTCGACAAATTCCTTGACCGGCAAACCGCAAGCTCAGAGTACCTACAATGGCCAGAATTCGGAAGAACAGAGATCAGCATCGTTACCAGCTGAGGGACAATCGGTTAATAACAAAAATCCAGATTTTCAGGTGATCATCCGCCGCAATATTTTTCAGCTTGTTCAGGAAGAACAGCCGATAAACACGGACCCGCAGCCTGTGGCGGCAAAGGAAACAACACCGGAGGAAGTTCCCACAACATTGAACCTGACTCTCCTAGGGACTGTACTTGGTGATGAACATACCTCTCGAGCAATTATCATTGAGGAAAAACAAAACGAGCAAAAACTCTACCAGATTGGTGATGCTGTGCAAGGAGCCATTATCGAATCTATTGAGCGCGGCAAGGTCGTCCTTGAGGTGTTCGGGGCCAAGGAAACCCTGATGATGAAAAAACGAGAAGGTGGCGGCCCCGGCCCACCCCGACTACCCAATCGTGTTTCCAAGCCTCAACCTCGGCCCGCCCCTACGCCGATGGAAGATAACATTGAAGACCTTAACGAAGATGAGCTTGTTGAAGAAAAGCAGGTGCGTACTTCCCGAAAGCCCCCTTCTATCCGGCCCCATCGCCGAATAAATTTCCGGCGTAATCCGATCCGTAATGTCACGCCTGATATGGGGGCAGAAGAAGAAGAAATGATGAATGAAGAAGAGGGAGCAGAACTACCGATTCTTGATGAAGAATTACCTCCTTTGGATTGA